Below is a window of Cytophaga hutchinsonii ATCC 33406 DNA.
ATAAGGATGAAAGTCATTAACCCTACGAATACAAGCGGGGCATTAATATGAAAGAACGGAATGTGTGTAAATACTTTTTCCGGTATTGGCCAGTATGCTACTGAAGCTTTAAAATCATGTAACAGGCCATCATACGTAGCATGTGAAAAACGCGCAAAACCATAGGTAATTAATAAACCAGAAAAGCTTAAAGCATCTGATAATAAAAAGAACCACATCATTAATTTGCCATAACTAGCTTTTAGTGGTTCTGCATCTCCTCCCCAAAGGGCTTTGTTTTCTTTTTCGTCGATAACTGCCGTTGCCATATAATATACTTAAATAATAAATTAGTTCTTATTCTAATTATTCACCTGTAAAAATACAAACAAATAAATCCAAAGCAAATCTAAAAAGTGCCAATAAGTTGTACACATCTCTATTTGTAATAAGTTTAAAGAACCTGCTTGTGTTCTTATACTTGAATATAAAACGATTAACAGATAAATCAAGCCTGTAATCAGGTGAAAACCGTGTAAACCGGATAAAATATAAACAAATGAACCGGCAGGATTACTGTATCTGCCGCCAAGGAATACTTTCTGATCTACCAGCTGTCCCCAGCCATCTACCTGCAGTTTCAAAAATATTAAGCCCAGAATGATGGTTCCGGTTAAAGCAACCAATAGCATCGTTCTGTTGTTATTTTTTGCTGCGCCAAATGCCCACTGCATGGTTACACTGCTTAATATAATAACTCCCGTACTCACCAGAAATCTGTTCGGCAGATCAAATTTTAACCAGTCGCCATCTGTGCTCCGAACCAGATAAGCACTGGTCATAGCGGCAAAAAGCATCACGATCGTAACAATAAATAACCAGAGAAGGAATTTCTTTGGTTCCATCGCAAACGTTGGTTTTATTTCTTCTTCTTGAGGAAATTGTTTGTCTAGAGTATTATCTGCAGTATCCATATTATCTAATAAATTTTATCAAGTACAAATGCTATCTGAACAATCGGTAAATAGAGAAAGGATCCAAACATCAATAACAGTGCTGCTTTCACGCTGCATTCCTTCCACAGATACATGGTTTGAAAAAAGAATAATATGCCGCATGCCAATGCAATGTATGCAGATGTTATTCCTGACATGCCAAACAGATACGGAAGAAAACCTAATGGCAATAAACACAAGGTATACGTCATAATGATTGTTGCTGTGTGCTTACTTCTTCCGTCTTTAGTAGGCAATAATTTAATCCCTGCCTTTTTATATTCTTCATCCAGAACCCAGGCAATGGCCCAGAAATGCGGAAACTGCCATAAGAATTGTATAGCAAACAGAACACCCGGTTCCCATCCATATTCGCCTGTTACAGCGATCCAGCCGATCATCGGAGGAAATGCACCAGGGAAAGCTCCTATAAATACAGCAATTGGCGAAACGGTTTTTAATGGCGTATAAATGAACGAATAAATAACCAGAGAGATTAACGACAGAATAAGCGCATTTAACGTGCTGTATACGGCTAGTATTACGGTTCCTGCAATCAGAAACAATGCAGAAGTTATGATAGCCTGCTGCACAGTTATAATACCTTCCGGCAATGGTCTGCTCGCGGTACGCTTCATCAGTTTATCTGACTCCCGCTCAATAATCTGATTGATAATATTGGCCGATACCGTAATGGAAAAACCTCCGATAAGAAATAGTACTAAATTCAGCCAGTCTACTTGCCCGCGTTCAGCAAGAATATACCCCATACCCGAAGAAAATGCTACAGTAGAAGTAAGTCTGAACTTCGTTAATTTGAAATATGCCTGAAATTGTGAAGCCAATGATTGATCGATATCTATGTGTTGGGTACGCAAGTTACACACTCCTTCTGTTTTGTCCTACCATAAACCTAAAAACAAATGCAAGTTGGACACCTAACAATACAGTTGCGAACAACAAATGTATAGGTTGCGCCCACGGTGGTAAGGCAAAATATGCCAGTGTTATTCCTGCCGCTATTTCAATAGCAATAACCGCTGCAATCTTTGTTGAAAGCCTATATGCCTTTGGATACAGCGCACGTTGTTTGTATAAAATAAAGGTAAAATATATTGTTGCTGCTGTCAATAAAATAGAATAACTGCGGTGTATAATAAAAATACTTCCGGCAGAAGCAATCCATGTTTCTTTATATTGATAATCCAGGGCATATGAAATAATATCAATGGTTTCGCGCACTTCTGTTCCTAAGAATATTTGTATCACCGTTAATGAAATAAATACCCACATCGCCCAACGGTATTTTCTGCCCAGATCTTCTTCGGCATAATCCGCTGCATGCAAACGTTGCTTTTCTTTTCCTGCTTCAACCAACAACCAGATCAATATTCCCATGATCAGTAAAGCAACGCCCATGTGTAATGTTATCAAAATCGGCTTCAGATACGATGACACTAATTTTGCACCTAATAAGCCTTGAGAGGCCATTAATACAGCTAACAGCAAAGAGTACCAGAAATATTTAGGCGTAGTTTTAAGAAAGCGGGTCGCATAGATACATTGATAAACAATGATCAGTCCGGCAATAGCACCGACTAATCTGTTGACATATTCGGTCCATGTTTTGTATACATTGAATACCGCCGGGTGCCCCTGCACAGCATATTTTTCCTTATAATCCGCAGGCAGTTGTGACTCTTCCAGCGGCGGTGCATAGGTTCCAAAACACTTTGGCCAATCCGGACAGCCCATGCCCGACCCTGTACTCCGCACAATACCACCGGCAAGAATCACCAGATAAATAGTTACCAGACTTACAAAGACTATTCGGTAGAAACGATTAATATGTACGATATTCATAGTATGTCAAGAGCAAGAGGTACCAGCATAAAAAATCCAAAAGTGTTAGTAAGACTATAAAAAAATCTAGCTAATGCTTTTGGATAAATAAGATAATAAAAAGACTAACCCGCGGAGGTTAGTCTTTTATATGAATTAATGTTCGTCTACTTCGCCTGGTAAATTAGACTCAGGAGTTTCGGAGAATGGCACTGTCTGCGGAATGAAGTCATCAGCAGCACCAGGCTTGCTGTAATCGTATGGCCAACGATACACGTGCGGAATAGCACCCGGCCAGTTGCCGTGACCCGGATTGATTGGCGTAGTCCACTCTAATGTATTTGATTTCCATGGGTTCATTGTAGCAATTCTACCTTTAAACATGCTGTAGAAGAAGTTGAAGATAAATACAAATTGCGCTACAAATGTTACGATCGCTGCAATACTGATCAATTCGTTCAGATCTGTAAAGCTATTGAACGCATCAAAACCTGTCCATGAATAATAACGTCTTGGAAAACCTGCGATACCAATGTAGTGCATCGGGAAGAAGATCAGGTAAACACCGATAAATGTTAACCAGAAGTGGATATAACCCAAACGGTCATCCATCATACGGCCGAACATTTTAGGATACCAGTGATAAACACCGGCAAGCATACCAAAGAAGGATGCAGAACCCATTACAATGTGAAAGTGTGCTACAACGAAATACGTATCGTGTAATTGAATATCTGCTGCAGAGTTACCTAATACAATACCTGTTAAACCACCTGATATGAAGAAAGAAACCAGACCTATAGAGAACAACATAGCAGGTGTAAAGATGATGTTACCTCTCCATAATGTAGCAATGTAGTTGAAAGCCTTCACCGCAGATGGTACCGCAATGATCAATGTAAGGAACATGAATATGGAACCCAGGAATGGATTCATACCTGTTACGAACATATGGTGGGCCCATACAATGAATGATAAGAATGCAATAGCAACAATAGAGAAGATCATCGCTTTGTAACCAAAGATCGGCTTACGTGAATTCGTTGCAACAATCTCAGATGTTACACCCAATGCAGGTAATAATACGATGTATACTTCCGGGTGACCTAAGAACCAGAATAAGTGCTGGAATAAGATTGGGCTGCCACCTTCGTTGTGTAACGCTTCCCCACCAATGTAGATTTCAGATAAGAAGAAACTTGTTCCGAAACTTCTGTCGAATACTAATAATAATGCTGCTGAGAATAATACCGGGAAGGATAATAAACCAATGATTGCAGTGATAAAGAACGCCCAGATCGTTAACGGAAGACGTGTAAACGTCATACCTTTTGTTCTGAGGTTAATTACTGTAGTTACATAGTTCAAACCACCCAATAATGTTGATGCAATAAAGAATACCATTGCAACCAACCATAATGTCATCCCTAAACCTGAACCGTTTACTGCCTGTGGTAATGCACTCAATGGAGGATAAATTACCCAGCCACCTGATGCAGGTCCTGTTTTAATAAAT
It encodes the following:
- a CDS encoding cytochrome c oxidase subunit 3, which gives rise to MEPKKFLLWLFIVTIVMLFAAMTSAYLVRSTDGDWLKFDLPNRFLVSTGVIILSSVTMQWAFGAAKNNNRTMLLVALTGTIILGLIFLKLQVDGWGQLVDQKVFLGGRYSNPAGSFVYILSGLHGFHLITGLIYLLIVLYSSIRTQAGSLNLLQIEMCTTYWHFLDLLWIYLFVFLQVNN
- the cyoE gene encoding heme o synthase is translated as MCNLRTQHIDIDQSLASQFQAYFKLTKFRLTSTVAFSSGMGYILAERGQVDWLNLVLFLIGGFSITVSANIINQIIERESDKLMKRTASRPLPEGIITVQQAIITSALFLIAGTVILAVYSTLNALILSLISLVIYSFIYTPLKTVSPIAVFIGAFPGAFPPMIGWIAVTGEYGWEPGVLFAIQFLWQFPHFWAIAWVLDEEYKKAGIKLLPTKDGRSKHTATIIMTYTLCLLPLGFLPYLFGMSGITSAYIALACGILFFFQTMYLWKECSVKAALLLMFGSFLYLPIVQIAFVLDKIY
- a CDS encoding COX15/CtaA family protein is translated as MNIVHINRFYRIVFVSLVTIYLVILAGGIVRSTGSGMGCPDWPKCFGTYAPPLEESQLPADYKEKYAVQGHPAVFNVYKTWTEYVNRLVGAIAGLIIVYQCIYATRFLKTTPKYFWYSLLLAVLMASQGLLGAKLVSSYLKPILITLHMGVALLIMGILIWLLVEAGKEKQRLHAADYAEEDLGRKYRWAMWVFISLTVIQIFLGTEVRETIDIISYALDYQYKETWIASAGSIFIIHRSYSILLTAATIYFTFILYKQRALYPKAYRLSTKIAAVIAIEIAAGITLAYFALPPWAQPIHLLFATVLLGVQLAFVFRFMVGQNRRSV
- a CDS encoding cytochrome c oxidase subunit I; this translates as MSAVDMSHSGSLSDAHAHDEHDHHDLPWIRKYVFSEDHKYIAKQYLVSGIVWAVIGGLLSVLFRLQLGFPDADLTWLKPLLGEWIQNGKLDPEFYLALVTMHGTIMVFFVLTAGLSGTFSNFLIPLQIGARDMASGFLNMLSYWLFFLSSVIMMFSLFIKTGPASGGWVIYPPLSALPQAVNGSGLGMTLWLVAMVFFIASTLLGGLNYVTTVINLRTKGMTFTRLPLTIWAFFITAIIGLLSFPVLFSAALLLVFDRSFGTSFFLSEIYIGGEALHNEGGSPILFQHLFWFLGHPEVYIVLLPALGVTSEIVATNSRKPIFGYKAMIFSIVAIAFLSFIVWAHHMFVTGMNPFLGSIFMFLTLIIAVPSAVKAFNYIATLWRGNIIFTPAMLFSIGLVSFFISGGLTGIVLGNSAADIQLHDTYFVVAHFHIVMGSASFFGMLAGVYHWYPKMFGRMMDDRLGYIHFWLTFIGVYLIFFPMHYIGIAGFPRRYYSWTGFDAFNSFTDLNELISIAAIVTFVAQFVFIFNFFYSMFKGRIATMNPWKSNTLEWTTPINPGHGNWPGAIPHVYRWPYDYSKPGAADDFIPQTVPFSETPESNLPGEVDEH